A window of Mucilaginibacter paludis DSM 18603 contains these coding sequences:
- a CDS encoding plasmid mobilization protein encodes MEKKMKRTPKNGGEKRDAVFRFRVTPAEKKIIKENADREGLSISDYIRKKADNGNSGIDRNTLIRLLAETGKQGSNLNQIAKALNIEIKTGISARVDPGFINRTLQEITRLTEEILEVIRHVRSRKNKG; translated from the coding sequence ATGGAAAAGAAGATGAAACGCACGCCGAAAAATGGCGGCGAAAAACGCGATGCGGTTTTCCGCTTTCGAGTGACGCCTGCTGAAAAAAAGATAATCAAAGAGAACGCCGACCGGGAAGGATTAAGCATTAGCGACTACATCCGCAAAAAAGCGGATAATGGTAATTCTGGTATTGACCGGAATACGCTGATCCGTTTGCTGGCAGAAACAGGAAAACAAGGTAGCAATCTTAATCAGATTGCCAAAGCATTAAACATCGAGATAAAAACTGGTATATCGGCGCGAGTTGATCCGGGTTTTATCAACCGCACCTTACAAGAAATAACACGCCTTACGGAGGAAATATTAGAGGTTATCAGACATGTTCGTAGCAGGAAAAATAAGGGGTAA
- a CDS encoding relaxase/mobilization nuclease domain-containing protein, whose amino-acid sequence MFVAGKIRGNAPQLGRYFFAPGENERITILHLDGREDATQEEFMDFLYSVELNSELTRSKNSSYHAYINPNPEDTTLIDRVMTKEEWLRSVEILTEKLEYEDQRHGAVLHDLGNGRVHAHIVYERYNHERGTMATYKDNYKAHDEARDQIEKEFGHKPTPKKNKNRGHHKQTLTEIWNRTNTAGEFMQQAEASGYKIAKGTDRPFRVVDSDGIGFDLVRKLDGIKTQDVKERFGETELPQEKEAIREMQAAKQRRAIDEPDKRKEDHSGDSAKTPALETAAQHDARQNFLQNIKDVRERNRSLTREITLSFIIALRVCFSFRGNATEQRSTLKQEFVTAKEVTAKQERKPPDKMLGFIEAAQFYKPT is encoded by the coding sequence ATGTTCGTAGCAGGAAAAATAAGGGGTAATGCACCACAATTAGGCAGATATTTTTTTGCACCGGGCGAAAATGAACGAATAACAATCCTTCATTTAGACGGGCGAGAAGATGCAACGCAGGAAGAATTTATGGACTTCTTGTATAGTGTCGAATTAAATAGTGAGTTAACCCGCAGCAAAAATAGTTCTTATCATGCTTATATCAATCCAAATCCCGAGGATACCACACTAATAGATCGTGTCATGACCAAAGAGGAATGGCTTAGGTCAGTGGAAATCCTTACGGAGAAATTGGAATATGAAGACCAACGGCATGGTGCTGTTTTGCATGACCTTGGAAATGGGCGGGTTCACGCACATATCGTTTATGAGCGTTATAACCATGAGCGTGGTACTATGGCGACTTACAAAGATAATTATAAGGCACATGATGAGGCCCGGGATCAGATAGAAAAAGAGTTTGGCCACAAGCCGACCCCAAAGAAGAATAAGAACCGCGGCCATCATAAACAGACCCTAACGGAGATATGGAACCGTACCAATACGGCAGGCGAATTTATGCAACAAGCTGAGGCCAGCGGTTACAAAATCGCCAAAGGCACAGACAGGCCGTTTCGTGTTGTGGATTCTGATGGTATAGGGTTTGACCTGGTGCGCAAACTGGACGGGATAAAGACCCAAGACGTAAAAGAACGTTTTGGCGAAACGGAATTGCCGCAAGAAAAAGAAGCCATCCGGGAAATGCAGGCCGCAAAACAACGGCGCGCTATTGATGAGCCAGATAAACGCAAAGAAGATCATTCAGGCGATTCTGCTAAAACACCTGCCCTTGAAACCGCCGCACAGCATGACGCGCGGCAGAACTTTTTGCAGAACATTAAGGATGTTAGAGAACGTAACCGTTCACTAACGCGTGAGATCACATTGTCTTTTATCATTGCTTTACGTGTATGTTTTTCATTCAGAGGAAATGCCACGGAACAGCGCTCCACGCTGAAACAGGAGTTTGTTACAGCGAAAGAAGTTACGGCAAAGCAGGAACGAAAGCCACCGGACAAAATGCTTGGTTTTATCGAAGCCGCACAATTTTATAAACCAACATAA